From the Acinetobacter wanghuae genome, one window contains:
- the ispD gene encoding 2-C-methyl-D-erythritol 4-phosphate cytidylyltransferase, protein MKMMLQPHHKLWAIIPAAGSGSRFSKTELKQYQIIQGQTVLEHTVARLNQLPLTGYVLAINEKDDVAQTLAFSNIEKAYFCLGGQERVHSVLNALEYLSCIASDDDWVFVHDAARPCVSLDCLENLVNTAIEQNQAAILAIPVRDTLKRVAVGTEIQATVDRSTLWQAQTPQIAQLGTLKKAIQQALVDGATITDEASALEHIGEKVSVVAGRSDNIKITYAEDLDLAKLILSAQTAQ, encoded by the coding sequence ATGAAGATGATGCTCCAGCCACACCATAAGCTTTGGGCGATTATTCCGGCAGCAGGCTCGGGTAGTCGTTTTTCTAAAACTGAACTCAAACAATATCAAATAATTCAAGGACAAACAGTTCTTGAACATACCGTGGCGCGTCTCAATCAATTACCACTTACTGGTTATGTATTGGCAATTAATGAAAAAGATGATGTTGCTCAAACCTTGGCATTTTCCAATATTGAAAAAGCATATTTTTGTTTGGGTGGGCAGGAACGCGTCCACTCGGTATTAAATGCGCTTGAGTATTTATCTTGTATCGCTAGTGACGATGATTGGGTCTTTGTACATGATGCTGCACGTCCATGTGTCAGCCTTGATTGCCTAGAAAATTTAGTCAATACCGCTATTGAGCAAAATCAAGCCGCTATTTTAGCCATTCCTGTGCGTGATACGTTAAAACGAGTGGCTGTTGGGACGGAGATCCAAGCAACTGTTGATCGTTCAACATTATGGCAAGCGCAAACCCCGCAAATCGCTCAATTAGGCACGCTTAAAAAAGCCATTCAGCAGGCATTAGTCGATGGTGCAACTATTACTGATGAAGCCAGTGCGCTTGAGCATATTGGTGAAAAAGTGAGTGTGGTGGCAGGTCGTTCAGACAATATTAAAATTACCTACGCTGAAGACTTGGATCTTGCTAAATTAATTTTGTCGGCACAGACAGCACAATAA
- a CDS encoding cyd operon YbgE family protein translates to MTDAATEAPVTDQKSNAFAMVISCILAFPLAAVLLVHPAAMLNADGSYSHSAMMYIMIGISGGFIHGVGFVPRHWFWKWLFSPFLSWPLMLWGYYTWFLH, encoded by the coding sequence ATGACCGATGCTGCAACTGAAGCCCCAGTGACTGATCAAAAATCCAATGCCTTTGCAATGGTGATTTCATGCATATTGGCATTCCCACTTGCAGCTGTGTTATTGGTTCACCCTGCTGCAATGCTTAATGCGGATGGTAGCTATAGCCATAGTGCAATGATGTATATCATGATTGGCATTTCAGGTGGTTTTATCCATGGCGTCGGTTTTGTGCCGCGCCATTGGTTTTGGAAATGGCTTTTTAGTCCATTTTTATCATGGCCGTTGATGCTCTGGGGCTATTACACTTGGTTCCTGCATTAA
- the cydX gene encoding cytochrome bd-I oxidase subunit CydX — MWYFAWILGVLMACFAGVLSALYIEHHQDLDEE; from the coding sequence ATGTGGTATTTTGCTTGGATTTTAGGTGTATTGATGGCGTGTTTCGCAGGTGTACTCAGTGCACTTTACATCGAACATCATCAAGATTTAGATGAGGAATAA
- a CDS encoding septum formation initiator family protein gives MFMLDVFDSKSSKVLLGLAIILIAGFQYLYWFGEGGHQEHQKLTQKIQQQIELNTDLKERNRVLAAEVYDLKNGIEAIEEHARLDLGLIKPHETFIQMSTISTQYNPIYIDPNAKVDLRTNEDDAPATP, from the coding sequence ATGTTTATGCTAGATGTATTCGACTCGAAATCGAGTAAAGTACTGTTGGGCCTTGCGATCATTTTGATCGCAGGGTTTCAATATTTATATTGGTTCGGTGAGGGTGGTCATCAGGAACACCAAAAACTGACTCAAAAAATTCAACAACAGATTGAACTCAATACAGATTTAAAAGAGCGTAATCGCGTTCTTGCAGCAGAAGTCTACGATTTAAAGAATGGTATTGAAGCCATCGAAGAACATGCACGATTGGACCTCGGTCTGATTAAACCGCATGAAACCTTTATTCAAATGAGCACCATTAGTACTCAATATAATCCGATTTATATCGATCCCAACGCTAAAGTAGATTTGCGTACCAATGAAGATGATGCTCCAGCCACACCATAA
- the kdsA gene encoding 3-deoxy-8-phosphooctulonate synthase: MSQLKPQEIVRLGDIQMANHLPFVLFGGMNVLESKDLAFEIAETYVDICTRLGIPYVFKASFDKANRSSLNSFRGPGLEKGLEWLADIKKHFNVPIITDVHEPYQAAPVAEVADIIQLPAFLSRQTDLVDAMAKTDTIINIKKAQFLAPHEMRHIMNKCLEAGNDKLILCERGSAFGYNNLVVDMLGFDTMKEMNVPVFFDVTHALQTPGGRSDSAGGRRAQITTLARAGMATGLAGLFLEAHPDPDVAKCDGPCALRMSQLEPFLAQLKELDTLVKGFKKLDTH; this comes from the coding sequence ATGTCGCAATTAAAACCACAAGAGATTGTACGTTTAGGCGATATACAAATGGCAAATCACTTGCCATTTGTACTATTCGGCGGAATGAACGTACTTGAGTCTAAAGACTTAGCTTTTGAAATCGCAGAAACCTACGTGGATATTTGTACACGTCTCGGGATTCCTTACGTATTCAAAGCAAGTTTCGATAAAGCCAACCGTTCAAGCTTAAACTCATTCCGTGGTCCAGGCCTCGAAAAGGGTCTCGAGTGGTTAGCCGACATTAAAAAACATTTTAATGTGCCAATCATTACGGATGTACATGAACCGTATCAAGCGGCACCTGTGGCAGAAGTGGCTGATATTATTCAATTGCCGGCATTTTTAAGCCGTCAAACGGATTTGGTTGACGCCATGGCAAAAACCGATACCATCATTAACATCAAAAAAGCACAATTCCTTGCACCCCATGAAATGCGTCATATCATGAACAAGTGCTTGGAAGCGGGTAATGACAAACTCATTCTGTGTGAGCGTGGTTCAGCATTTGGTTACAACAATTTAGTTGTCGATATGCTCGGCTTTGACACCATGAAAGAGATGAACGTGCCTGTTTTCTTTGATGTGACCCATGCATTACAAACTCCAGGTGGTCGCAGTGATTCTGCCGGTGGTCGTCGTGCTCAAATCACAACGCTTGCGCGTGCGGGTATGGCAACAGGGCTTGCAGGATTATTCCTTGAAGCACATCCAGATCCAGATGTTGCAAAATGTGATGGTCCGTGTGCACTTCGTATGTCACAACTTGAGCCGTTCTTGGCGCAATTAAAAGAATTGGATACCTTGGTCAAAGGTTTCAAAAAGTTAGATACACACTAA
- a CDS encoding CTP synthase codes for MTHFIFVTGGVVSSLGKGISAASVAALLEARGLKVTMVKMDPYINVDPGTMSPFQHGEVFVTEDGAETDLDLGYYERFLRRAKMTKLNNFTSGRVYQDVLNKERRGDYLGGTVQVIPHITDNIKERVLRAGEGYDVAIVEIGGTVGDIESLPFMESVRQLMVELGHKRTMLMHLTLLPYIKSAAELKTKPTQHSVKELLSIGIQPDILICRTEHDVDADTTRKIALFTNVEARAVVVCKDARSIYEIPRTFYEQNVDDLICERFGYNDLPEADLTDWDNVVEALFNPEYTVRVAMVGKYVELPDAYKSVNEALLHAGIQNRVKVQIDYVNAEELESQDVSDVLKDADAILVPGGFGERGTEGKMQAIKFARENGVPFLGICLGMQLAVIEYARNVAGISDATSTEFNRSTKSPLIGLITEWLDERGEVQQRSADSDLGGTMRLGAQKSELVSGTKTAEVYGSDEIIERHRHRYEMNNRYIPVLEEKGMKISGYSPVQHLVETVEIPEHPWFIAVQFHPEFTSSPREGHPLFAGFIDAAKKQYQKTK; via the coding sequence ATGACCCATTTTATTTTCGTTACTGGTGGTGTAGTTTCATCACTAGGTAAAGGTATTTCAGCTGCTTCTGTTGCTGCACTTTTAGAAGCTCGTGGTTTAAAAGTGACCATGGTAAAAATGGATCCATACATTAATGTCGATCCAGGGACAATGAGCCCATTCCAACATGGTGAAGTTTTTGTTACAGAAGACGGCGCTGAAACAGACTTAGATTTGGGTTACTACGAACGTTTCTTACGTCGTGCGAAAATGACCAAACTGAATAACTTCACATCAGGTCGTGTTTACCAAGATGTTCTGAACAAAGAACGCCGTGGTGATTACCTTGGTGGTACAGTTCAAGTTATTCCACACATTACTGACAATATTAAAGAACGTGTCCTTCGCGCAGGTGAAGGTTATGACGTTGCGATCGTAGAGATCGGCGGTACTGTAGGTGACATTGAATCTCTCCCATTCATGGAATCTGTACGTCAGTTAATGGTTGAGCTTGGTCACAAGCGCACGATGCTTATGCACTTAACGTTACTCCCATACATTAAGTCTGCAGCAGAATTGAAAACCAAACCAACACAGCACTCAGTAAAAGAACTTTTGTCGATTGGTATTCAACCAGACATTTTGATCTGTCGTACTGAGCATGATGTTGATGCAGATACAACCCGTAAAATTGCGTTATTCACAAACGTAGAAGCACGTGCAGTTGTGGTATGTAAAGATGCGCGTTCAATCTATGAAATTCCGCGTACATTCTACGAACAAAATGTTGATGATTTAATTTGTGAACGTTTTGGCTATAACGATCTTCCAGAAGCAGATTTAACTGACTGGGATAACGTTGTAGAAGCATTATTTAACCCAGAATACACGGTTCGTGTTGCGATGGTCGGTAAATATGTAGAACTTCCAGATGCGTATAAATCTGTGAACGAAGCACTTTTACATGCCGGTATTCAAAACCGCGTGAAAGTTCAAATTGACTATGTCAATGCTGAAGAACTTGAAAGCCAAGATGTTAGCGATGTATTGAAAGATGCTGACGCAATTTTGGTTCCAGGTGGTTTTGGTGAACGCGGTACTGAAGGCAAAATGCAAGCGATTAAATTCGCACGTGAAAACGGTGTACCGTTCTTGGGTATTTGTTTGGGTATGCAGTTGGCTGTGATCGAATACGCGCGTAATGTTGCGGGTATTAGCGATGCGACTTCAACTGAATTTAACCGTTCAACTAAATCACCTTTAATTGGTTTGATTACTGAATGGTTAGATGAGCGCGGTGAAGTTCAGCAACGTTCTGCTGATTCTGATCTTGGTGGTACCATGCGTTTAGGTGCTCAAAAATCTGAATTGGTTTCAGGCACAAAAACTGCAGAAGTATACGGTTCGGATGAAATTATCGAACGTCACCGTCACCGTTATGAAATGAACAACCGTTATATTCCTGTTCTTGAAGAAAAAGGCATGAAGATTTCTGGTTATTCACCGGTACAACATTTAGTAGAAACTGTTGAAATTCCTGAACATCCTTGGTTTATTGCTGTACAATTCCACCCAGAATTTACAAGTTCACCACGTGAAGGTCATCCATTATTTGCCGGTTTCATTGATGCTGCGAAAAAACAGTACCAAAAAACCAAATAA
- a CDS encoding YheT family hydrolase yields the protein MKVWFEKLTQVSAQYLDRLIGSDIPKLYYQPDGAFQHLSHTLPQLKSKYRPTPWLSNPHAHILYFDLIKKKSIQLKYDAIEQLKMSDGGITAIAWFGLNLPKDTPTIVLLHTITGTPDSMRELVRDLNRYNGWRIALCLRRGHANLPMPVPQMNLFGSTQDLREQLLYIEEKFPESDLYAVGSSAGTGLLVRYLGEEGENTPFKAAFALCPGYNTETGFANVHPFYSKVMAKKLVKKFIQPYQSTWQSIPAWQEILLSQNLAEFEQRYFKFAGYDNYDAYTQATNPIYVFENVKIPLMILNAEDDPVCHIQNFEPYKNVIQTMPNIMVVTTKKGSHCGFYEGFVHTESWASRLMADYFKQYSA from the coding sequence ATGAAAGTTTGGTTTGAAAAGTTAACTCAAGTGTCTGCTCAATATTTAGATCGCTTGATTGGCTCAGATATACCCAAGCTATATTATCAACCTGATGGTGCTTTTCAGCATTTAAGCCATACCTTGCCACAACTCAAGTCCAAATATCGTCCGACACCGTGGCTTTCAAATCCACATGCACATATTTTGTATTTTGATCTCATTAAAAAGAAATCAATTCAATTAAAATATGACGCGATCGAACAATTGAAAATGTCGGATGGTGGGATCACTGCGATTGCATGGTTTGGTTTGAATTTACCGAAAGATACCCCAACGATTGTTTTGTTACATACCATTACCGGAACGCCTGATTCAATGCGTGAGTTGGTTCGCGATTTAAATCGTTATAACGGTTGGCGTATTGCTTTATGTTTGCGCCGTGGGCATGCCAATTTACCGATGCCTGTGCCACAAATGAATCTGTTTGGTTCAACGCAAGATTTGCGTGAACAATTGCTTTATATCGAAGAAAAATTTCCAGAATCAGATTTATATGCAGTCGGCTCGTCGGCAGGTACAGGATTATTGGTACGTTATTTGGGCGAGGAGGGTGAGAATACCCCATTTAAAGCAGCATTTGCCTTATGCCCAGGCTATAACACTGAAACGGGTTTTGCCAATGTCCATCCTTTTTATAGCAAAGTCATGGCGAAAAAACTGGTTAAAAAATTCATTCAACCTTATCAATCGACTTGGCAGAGTATTCCAGCTTGGCAAGAGATTTTATTGTCACAAAATTTGGCAGAGTTTGAGCAGCGTTACTTTAAATTTGCCGGCTACGATAATTACGATGCTTATACTCAAGCCACCAATCCCATTTATGTTTTTGAAAATGTCAAAATTCCATTGATGATTTTAAATGCCGAAGATGATCCTGTCTGTCACATTCAAAACTTTGAGCCTTATAAAAATGTAATTCAAACCATGCCGAATATTATGGTAGTGACCACTAAGAAAGGCAGTCACTGCGGATTTTACGAGGGCTTTGTGCATACTGAATCATGGGCATCGCGCTTAATGGCAGATTATTTTAAGCAGTACTCAGCATAG
- the eno gene encoding phosphopyruvate hydratase — protein MSQIVDIRAREILDSRGNPTIEADVILASGVVGRACAPSGASTGSREALELRDGDKARYLGKGVKTAVNNVKTVIRDALLGKSVFEQKDIDNTMLALDGTENKEKLGANATLAVSLAVARAAADEKKIPLFQYIADLRNNTSLIMPVPMMNIINGGSHADNNVDIQEFMIEPVGFTSFAEALRAGAEIFHSLKSVLKKQGLNTAVGDEGGFAPNLRSNEEAITVILEAIGQTGYKAGSDIMLALDCASSEFYKNGQYILAGEGNKAFNSNEFADYLAGLVNQYPIISIEDGLDESDWEGWAYLTSILGDKIQLVGDDLFVTNPKILQRGINEKVGNSILIKYNQIGTLTETLDAIYLAKDNGYTTVISHRSGETEDSTIADLAVGTGAGQIKTGSLCRSDRVAKYNQLLRIEELTNAAYRGKAEFKGLN, from the coding sequence ATGAGCCAAATCGTTGACATCCGTGCACGTGAAATTTTGGACTCTCGTGGTAACCCAACCATCGAAGCAGACGTAATCTTAGCCTCTGGCGTAGTTGGCCGCGCATGTGCACCATCTGGTGCTTCAACTGGTTCTCGTGAAGCTTTAGAACTTCGTGATGGCGACAAAGCACGTTACTTAGGTAAAGGTGTTAAAACTGCGGTAAACAATGTAAAAACTGTGATCCGTGATGCTTTATTGGGTAAATCAGTATTCGAACAAAAAGACATCGATAACACGATGCTTGCGTTAGATGGTACTGAAAACAAAGAAAAATTAGGTGCAAACGCAACTTTAGCAGTATCACTTGCTGTTGCCCGCGCTGCTGCTGATGAAAAGAAAATTCCACTTTTCCAATACATCGCAGACCTTCGTAACAACACTAGTTTGATTATGCCTGTACCAATGATGAACATCATCAATGGTGGTTCGCATGCAGATAACAATGTTGATATTCAAGAATTCATGATTGAGCCAGTTGGCTTCACATCATTTGCTGAAGCACTTCGTGCTGGTGCTGAAATCTTCCATTCTTTAAAATCAGTATTAAAGAAACAAGGTTTAAATACAGCAGTGGGTGATGAAGGTGGTTTCGCACCAAACCTTCGTTCTAACGAAGAAGCAATTACCGTGATTCTTGAAGCGATTGGTCAAACAGGCTACAAAGCAGGTTCTGACATCATGCTTGCGCTTGACTGTGCATCTTCAGAATTCTACAAAAATGGTCAATACATTCTTGCAGGTGAAGGCAATAAAGCATTCAACAGCAATGAATTTGCAGACTATCTTGCAGGTCTTGTCAACCAATATCCAATTATCTCAATTGAAGATGGCTTAGATGAGTCTGATTGGGAAGGTTGGGCTTATTTGACTTCAATTCTTGGCGATAAAATCCAATTGGTCGGTGACGATTTATTCGTAACGAATCCGAAGATTTTACAACGTGGTATTAATGAGAAAGTAGGTAACTCTATTCTGATTAAATATAACCAAATCGGTACATTGACTGAGACTTTAGACGCGATTTACCTTGCGAAAGACAATGGTTATACCACTGTTATCTCGCATCGTTCTGGTGAAACTGAAGATTCGACAATTGCAGATCTTGCAGTGGGTACTGGCGCAGGTCAAATCAAAACTGGTTCACTTTGCCGTTCTGACCGTGTAGCGAAATACAATCAATTACTTCGCATTGAAGAGTTGACCAATGCTGCATATCGCGGTAAAGCTGAGTTCAAAGGTTTGAACTAA
- a CDS encoding internalin — translation MNKKLLICGALATGLLLTACVKKEAPKEDEQEQTVEKTEQQPQQSVEIEPVEIEEVEEAPTRVEIEQQESNNTSATIRREYRDVPAEQPAAQVASPAPTRSEPARSETVEAKPKAEVKAPEPKASSTTAQSEDDAVAAAIAAATPAL, via the coding sequence ATGAATAAGAAACTTTTAATCTGCGGTGCACTTGCAACCGGACTTTTACTGACTGCATGTGTAAAAAAAGAAGCACCTAAGGAAGATGAACAGGAACAAACTGTTGAGAAGACAGAACAACAACCTCAGCAAAGCGTTGAGATTGAGCCTGTTGAAATTGAAGAAGTTGAAGAAGCGCCGACACGCGTGGAAATTGAACAGCAAGAATCAAACAACACCTCAGCAACCATTCGTCGTGAATATCGTGATGTCCCTGCTGAACAGCCTGCGGCTCAAGTGGCAAGCCCTGCACCAACACGTTCTGAACCCGCGCGTTCTGAAACTGTAGAAGCAAAGCCTAAAGCAGAAGTCAAAGCACCTGAACCTAAAGCGTCAAGCACGACTGCTCAAAGTGAAGATGATGCTGTGGCGGCTGCGATTGCTGCTGCAACACCAGCACTTTAA
- a CDS encoding nuclear transport factor 2 family protein — protein sequence MTLETTQKTLLRWHEMLQTRDMSILNELLADDVMFRSPVAFNPYSGKQIVYFILTNVIQVFENFQYHREFYSHDGNNIVLEFSANVGDKKLKGIDMIQLNEQGQIIDFEVMIRSKSGLEALAEQMGQRMQNAIP from the coding sequence ATGACACTCGAAACCACCCAAAAAACCTTGTTACGTTGGCATGAAATGCTGCAAACACGTGATATGTCTATCCTGAATGAGCTGTTGGCTGATGATGTGATGTTTCGCTCACCCGTTGCATTTAACCCTTATTCCGGTAAGCAAATCGTCTACTTCATCTTAACCAATGTCATTCAAGTATTTGAGAATTTTCAATACCATCGTGAATTTTATAGTCACGATGGCAATAATATTGTGTTGGAGTTTTCTGCCAATGTGGGCGATAAAAAACTCAAAGGAATTGATATGATTCAATTGAATGAGCAAGGTCAAATTATTGATTTTGAAGTCATGATTCGATCTAAGTCGGGTTTGGAAGCTTTAGCAGAGCAAATGGGTCAACGTATGCAAAATGCCATTCCTTAA
- the cydB gene encoding cytochrome d ubiquinol oxidase subunit II, with translation MIEYELLKIIWWVLVGVLLIGFALTDGFDMGSMAIMPFVGKNDDERRAAINTIAPHWDGNQVWFITAGGALFAAWPMVYATAFSGMYWALLLVLFALFLRPVGFDYRSKLENTKWRNSWDWGLAIGGAVPALVFGVAFGNMFLGVPFVLDETVRSTYTGSFFALLNPFALICGLVSLSMLCAHGGAWLMIRTDGALRKRSAKATQIMGMVYLVTFLAAGAWLYFGGIQGYTLVQPFDTNAVANPLAKQVLTDANPGWMNNYTTYPITMIAPMMGILGGLIVVLAAGKSKAGFSFLGSSMAVIGAILTAGFALFPFLMPSSLNPTVSLTMWDAVSSKNTLTVMTIAACIFVPIILCYTTWCYYKMWGVITNKHIQDNTHSLY, from the coding sequence ATGATTGAATATGAATTATTAAAAATCATTTGGTGGGTATTGGTGGGTGTCTTACTGATTGGCTTCGCCCTCACCGATGGCTTCGATATGGGCTCTATGGCCATCATGCCATTTGTCGGCAAAAACGATGATGAACGTCGTGCAGCAATCAATACCATTGCTCCGCATTGGGACGGCAACCAAGTGTGGTTCATTACCGCAGGTGGTGCTTTATTTGCTGCATGGCCGATGGTTTATGCCACTGCATTCTCAGGCATGTATTGGGCACTGCTGTTAGTTTTATTTGCCCTATTTTTACGTCCTGTCGGCTTCGACTATCGCTCAAAATTAGAAAATACCAAATGGCGTAACTCTTGGGATTGGGGTCTAGCGATTGGCGGTGCGGTTCCTGCACTCGTCTTTGGGGTTGCTTTTGGGAATATGTTCTTGGGTGTACCCTTTGTTTTAGATGAAACAGTACGTTCAACTTATACAGGCAGCTTTTTTGCACTTCTTAATCCGTTTGCCTTGATCTGTGGTCTCGTGAGCTTGTCGATGCTCTGTGCGCACGGTGGTGCTTGGCTCATGATTCGTACTGACGGTGCACTCCGTAAGCGCTCAGCCAAAGCAACTCAAATTATGGGAATGGTTTATCTGGTTACTTTCCTTGCTGCAGGTGCATGGTTGTACTTTGGCGGGATTCAAGGTTATACCTTGGTTCAACCGTTTGATACCAATGCTGTTGCCAATCCACTTGCGAAACAAGTATTAACAGATGCAAACCCAGGTTGGATGAATAACTATACGACGTATCCAATCACAATGATTGCGCCAATGATGGGTATTTTAGGTGGTTTAATCGTGGTACTTGCTGCAGGCAAAAGTAAAGCAGGATTCAGCTTCCTAGGTTCATCTATGGCGGTCATCGGTGCGATCCTCACCGCAGGCTTCGCGCTCTTCCCATTCTTGATGCCATCAAGTCTTAATCCAACGGTTAGCCTTACCATGTGGGATGCTGTCTCGAGTAAAAATACCCTCACCGTTATGACGATTGCTGCATGTATCTTTGTGCCGATTATTTTGTGCTACACCACATGGTGCTATTACAAGATGTGGGGCGTCATTACCAATAAACACATTCAAGACAACACGCATAGCTTGTATTAA
- the rodA gene encoding rod shape-determining protein RodA, translating into MIPSQQYRFLRHSARDGLSIKHDSSRWMKLHLDPWLLCFLLLNAALGLMVVYSATAENSGMVIRQAISFGAGFIIMFLCAQVPPKVYQAISPYLYLFGIFMLLLVFVIGETRLGAKRWITLPGIGSMQPSEVMKFAMPLMMAWYFSRKPFPPKLIHILISLVILGVPFVLVALQPDLNIGLVIPGIFVLFLSGMSWRLILGAFTAFAVAAPILWMFLLQEYQKKRILTLFDPESDALGAGWNIIQSKIAIGSGGTTGKGYSQGTQSHLGYLPEHHTDFIMSTYAEEFGFIGVFLLFSLFAAIIIRCLIIGLQSFHNFGRLYAGAIALTFFFFVFLNSGMVSGILPVTGDPLPLMSYGGTAVISMLAGMGIVMSIHTHR; encoded by the coding sequence ATGATCCCTTCACAGCAGTATCGTTTTTTACGCCACTCCGCACGAGATGGCTTGAGTATAAAACACGATTCTTCAAGATGGATGAAATTACATCTCGATCCATGGTTACTTTGTTTTCTGTTGTTGAACGCAGCCTTGGGTTTGATGGTGGTGTACAGTGCGACTGCTGAAAACTCAGGGATGGTCATTCGTCAAGCGATTAGCTTTGGCGCGGGCTTTATTATCATGTTTTTGTGCGCGCAAGTGCCACCAAAAGTCTATCAAGCGATTAGTCCTTATCTCTATCTGTTCGGCATCTTTATGCTGTTGCTGGTCTTTGTGATTGGCGAAACACGCTTAGGGGCAAAGCGTTGGATTACTTTGCCCGGCATTGGTAGTATGCAACCGAGTGAAGTCATGAAGTTTGCGATGCCGTTGATGATGGCATGGTATTTCTCACGTAAGCCATTCCCACCGAAGCTAATTCATATTCTGATTTCTTTAGTGATTTTGGGTGTGCCTTTCGTTCTGGTCGCATTGCAACCCGATTTAAATATTGGCTTAGTGATTCCGGGTATTTTTGTTTTATTTTTAAGTGGGATGTCGTGGCGACTCATCTTAGGGGCGTTCACAGCCTTTGCAGTGGCAGCGCCTATACTTTGGATGTTCTTGCTGCAAGAATATCAAAAGAAACGTATTCTCACTTTATTTGATCCAGAGTCAGATGCTTTAGGCGCGGGTTGGAATATTATCCAGTCTAAAATTGCCATTGGTTCTGGTGGTACGACCGGTAAAGGATATTCACAAGGGACACAGTCGCATTTAGGGTATCTGCCTGAACATCATACTGACTTTATCATGTCGACTTATGCTGAAGAATTCGGCTTTATTGGGGTGTTTTTACTATTTAGTTTGTTTGCTGCCATTATTATTCGTTGCTTGATTATTGGTTTACAGAGTTTTCATAACTTTGGGCGACTTTATGCAGGTGCGATTGCACTTACATTCTTCTTCTTTGTCTTTTTAAACTCAGGGATGGTGAGTGGGATTTTACCGGTAACGGGTGACCCATTGCCATTGATGAGTTATGGCGGTACAGCAGTCATTTCCATGCTTGCAGGTATGGGAATTGTGATGTCGATTCATACTCATCGCTAA